The Clostridium sporogenes genome contains a region encoding:
- a CDS encoding peptidylprolyl isomerase, translating to MKSAKKLLSVLCLGIFILTFTACDMVEKTPEAKAKSTIAKVNGEKIQRKDLEGNPRLKQVVNQMKMQYGEEFEKNEQGKEALKEQKSQILDELITEKVLLQKGKELKLIPKDEELNKEVDKKFNEIKAVYNNDEKKFEETIKATGFTKETLKEYLKSQIIIEKVINEATKDVKVEDKDAKKYYNENQHMFTEKPNTMNVSHILVKTEDEAKKVKKRLDSKEDFAKVAKEVSQDPGSKDKGGLLGDINYNDANFDPTFMKAAIALKQGAVSNPVHTQFGYHIIKINSKKEYPVKKFDAVKEDIKKELKMEKQKEAYTKKIEEWKKASKIKTYEKNLL from the coding sequence GTGAAAAGTGCAAAAAAATTATTAAGCGTATTGTGTTTAGGAATATTTATTTTAACATTCACAGCTTGTGATATGGTAGAAAAAACACCAGAAGCAAAAGCTAAAAGTACAATAGCTAAGGTGAACGGAGAAAAGATTCAGAGGAAAGATTTAGAGGGAAATCCTAGACTTAAACAAGTAGTTAATCAAATGAAAATGCAGTATGGTGAAGAATTCGAAAAAAATGAACAAGGAAAAGAAGCTCTAAAGGAACAAAAGTCACAAATTTTAGATGAGCTTATAACAGAAAAAGTTTTATTGCAAAAAGGTAAAGAATTAAAGCTTATTCCAAAAGATGAGGAATTAAACAAAGAAGTAGATAAAAAATTTAATGAAATAAAGGCAGTATATAATAACGATGAAAAGAAATTTGAAGAAACTATAAAAGCTACAGGATTTACTAAAGAAACCCTAAAAGAGTACTTAAAAAGTCAAATAATAATAGAAAAAGTTATAAATGAAGCTACAAAGGATGTAAAAGTTGAAGATAAAGATGCCAAGAAGTATTATAATGAAAATCAACATATGTTTACAGAAAAGCCAAATACTATGAATGTATCACATATATTAGTTAAAACAGAAGATGAAGCTAAAAAAGTTAAAAAGAGATTAGATTCAAAAGAAGATTTTGCAAAGGTGGCAAAGGAAGTATCACAGGATCCAGGTTCTAAAGATAAGGGTGGATTATTAGGAGATATAAATTATAATGATGCTAATTTTGATCCTACATTTATGAAAGCAGCCATAGCACTTAAACAAGGGGCAGTTTCTAATCCAGTTCATACTCAATTTGGATATCATATTATAAAGATTAATAGTAAAAAAGAATATCCAGTTAAAAAATTTGATGCTGTAAAAGAGGATATTAAAAAAGAATTAAAAATGGAAAAGCA